The proteins below come from a single Zea mays cultivar B73 chromosome 8, Zm-B73-REFERENCE-NAM-5.0, whole genome shotgun sequence genomic window:
- the LOC100286169 gene encoding indole-3-acetate beta-glucosyltransferase: MSSQPPHVLLVSFPLQGHVNPLLRLGARLAAKGLLVTFTTFRHAGIRALREDGACVAAAGRGRLRFDYLRDDGCGPRSPVPGDPSDMLRHVADAGPSALAGLLRRQADAGRPVACVVNNPFVPWALDVAGAAGIPCATLWIQSCAVLSLYYHFYRCPEGFPTEADTAAPVAVVPGLPTLAADELPLMVRPEHAGNLWGQTLRAQLAGFRKNNTVAWVLVNTFEGLERPVVEALRSHAPVTPVGPLLDHDHDHDGGGDDGCMAWLDAQPPGSVVYVAFGSLVTVGCGEMLALAEGLAATGRPFLWVVRDDSRRLLPDGALAACGGRGRVVAWCPQGRVLRHGAVGCFVTHCGWNSVAEALAAGVPMVGYPWWSDQFTNAKLLAEEYGVGVRLPAPATRDAVRACVHEVMGGPRAAVFRMAAKAWKDEAAAAVADGGSSDRNLHAFVQEIRRFHETRAGGSMINSNI; this comes from the coding sequence ATGTCGTCGCAGCCGCCGCACGTCCTCCTGGTGTCGTTCCCGCTCCAGGGCCACGTGAACCCGCTGCTCCGCCTGGGCGCCCGCCTCGCCGCCAAGGGCCTCCTCGTCACCTTCACGACGTTCCGCCACGCCGGCATCCGAGCCTTGCGCGAGGACGGCGCGtgcgtcgccgccgccgggcgcggCCGCCTTCGGTTCGACTACCTCCGCGACGACGGCTGCGGGCCACGCTCTCCGGTCCCGGGCGACCCGAGCGACATGCTGCGCCACGTCGCGGACGCGGGCCCCTCGGCGCTGGCCGGCCTCCTCCGGCGCCAGGCCGACGCCGGGCGCCCCGTGGCGTGCGTCGTCAACAACCCCTTCGTGCCGTGGGCGCTCGACGTGGCCGGGGCCGCGGGCATCCCGTGCGCCACGCTGTGGATCCAGTCCTGCGCCGTGCTCTCGCTCTACTACCACTTCTACCGCTGCCCCGAGGGCTTCCCGACCGAGGCCGACACCGCCGCGCCGGTCGCGGTAGTGCCGGGCCTGCCGACGCTGGCCGCGGACGAGCTGCCGCTCATGGTCCGCCCCGAGCACGCGGGGAACCTGTGGGGCCAGACGCTACGGGCGCAGCTCGCGGGGTTCAGGAAAAATAACACGGTGGCCTGGGTGCTGGTCAACACCTTCGAGGGGCTCGAGCGCCCCGTCGTCGAGGCGCTCCGCTCCCACGCGCCGGTGACGCCCGTTGGCCCGCTCctggaccacgaccacgaccacgacggcggcggcgacgacggctGCATGGCGTGGCTCGACGCGCAGCCTCCCGGGTCCGTGGTGTACGTGGCGTTCGGCAGCCTCGTGACCGTCGGCTGCGGCGAGATGCTGGCGCTGGCGGAGGGCCTGGCCGCCACCGGCAGGCCTTTCCTGTGGGTGGTGCGCGACGACAGCCGCCGGCTCCTCCCCGACGGCGCGCTCGCGGcgtgcggcggcaggggcagggtggTGGCGTGGTGCCCGCAGGGGCGCGTGCTCCGGCACGGCGCCGTCGGCTGCTTCGTCACGCACTGCGGCTGGAACTCCGTCGCCGAGGCTCTCGCCGCCGGCGTGCCCATGGTCGGGTACCCGTGGTGGTCCGACCAGTTCACCAACGCCAAGCTGCTGGCGGAGGAGTACGGGGTCGGCGTCCGGCTGCCCGCGCCGGCGACGCGGGACGCCGTCCGCGCGTGCGTCCACGAGGTGATGGGCGGGCCACGGGCGGCGGTGTTCCGGATGGCGGCTAAGGCGTGGAAAGACGAGGCGGCAGCAGCTGTTGCCGATGGCGGGTCCTCCGACCGGAACCTCCATGCCTTTGTCCAAGAGATACGACGGTTTCATGAAACAAGAGCTGGAGGTAGCATGATCAACTCCAACATTTGA